The Listeria cossartiae subsp. cossartiae genome includes the window TGCACTTAAAATTCCATTTAGCAATTGCTCCATGTATTGCAGTGGCGAGAACTTTCTGAACGTCGCGAAAATAGATTCGTTATCGATATTAAGTCCAACCGCATCTGTTAAGAATAGGTATAAACTTAACACTAGCAACACAAGCGACATCCCAATCATATTGAGCTGACGTAATAAGTATGAAAACGCCGTAACCAACGCCATCATAATTAACACGCAGACACCAATCCATAGGAACATTCCGATTTCCCCAACTTCAAAAATAAATCCTGAAACGGCACCGATTACTAGCCCTTCAATAATCCCCACACAAATCGTTAAAAATGTAATTGGGATATTTTTAAAGACAAGCGACATTTCATCCTCAAATTCATTCAATTGTTCTCGTTTTTTCTCTTGATGTGAAATTACGTAACTCGTGAAAATGGCAAGAATTGTACAAATTAAAACCATAAAGTATGGCATTGATTTATCGCCCGCCACGATAGTTCCGGCGTTCATTTTATCGACCGGATTACTCAAGAAACTATATAGATTTTCATTTTGACGATCACCGACACGACTGTTTTTCATGACCTTCGCAAAGTTTTTCTGGAACGTTTCGTCGTCTTCCAGTTTTTGCCCTAAATCATCCGATAATGTAGAAGCTTCTTTTACTAAAGTCTCTCCACTTTGTTGGATATTTTTCGCTTCTTTATCAATGGCATCAAAAGTCTGATACACGACTTCAGCTGATTTTAAATTACCTTCTGAAGTACCGGCTAACGACTCACTTTTCGCCAAAATTCCTGCAAATTCAGAACTTAACTGTAGCGCCATCGTTGCTTCTTCGCCAGATTTATCTAAAACCACACCATTTTCTGCGATTAGACCTTTACTAGCCTCGCGCCATGCTTCCAGATTTTGCAGCGTTAAAGCTAGATTTGTATTTAAACTAATGGCTTCTTGGGTCGTTTCGTTTAGTCTGTTTGTTACATCTTCTGATCGTGAATTCGCCTCGGACATTGCATATTTATAATCAGCAATTCGTTTTTCAAAGGCCTTGATTTTTTTCGTATAATCCGCCACAAAACGGTCTGTTGTCAGATTTACAAAACTACCAATAATATCTTCTTTATTAAAAATGTAATAATACGAAGAAGATTTTGCGGAATTATCTAATGTGACTTGATAATCACTAAAGTCCGGCATTTGCTCCGAATTACTCGCATCAATTCCATAATATAAATCAAATAATGCTTGTAATTTATAATAATCTTTCACGGTATTAGTAATTGCTTTAACAGAAGAGCTCGTTTCATTAAGATACGTTGCCGAATTGACCTTCATCGGCTGTGCTTCTTTTCTAACTAGTAAGGAGGTTGCCATACCAGGATTTAGCTGCGTTGGATTAGATGGATCCGGAACAACCGGCATGTATCCATATTCTTTACTCTCAAATTGTTGCACCGAGGCACTCCAATTCGCAGCCCCAACTAAAGGAACATTTGCACCTTCTCGTAATATTGCTCTACCAGTAATTTTTATATCTATTGGGTAAGTTAGCGATGGTATATAAAACTTAATACCATTTTCGCCGTATGGTGTCTGTTGCACTAATCCTGTATAAGGACTTCCGTTAACCAGACAATCGATATTAGAAAAAGTGAAATTTTCATCCAAATTCACAACAACTTCTGTATTATAAGGGCTAACTTGTACAGTATAAGACTGGCTTTCTAATCCAACACCTTCTGATTTTAGTCGGTTAATTGTGTCACTTTTCAGCACATCTGTTGGCAATGCTTTGGCATCATTTGTAAATCTAAAATCCTCACCAAAAGCATTACGATGACTGCTATAATACTCTTTCGATAGCGTTACAACATTTTTGTACATCTCTTCATCTAGCCCGAGATACGCCAGTTGATCCGTATTATAAGTCGGCAATGCTTTAATTTCATTCACAATCATATTGTTAAAACCAGCGTTAATATCTTCGCCAGCTAAATCTTTAAAGCCAATTTCATTTATTCTATCCGAATAATCGTTCTCTTTTAAAATACGCAGCAAATCATTATAAACTGCTGTCCGGAAATCATTTTCGAGCGTTCCGATAATTTCACCATCTAGCGCTTCAATCCGCGCATTTGTTTCAGCGATATAGTTTTGCAAAGCTTGCGTCTGCGATAATAATGAATTAGCTCCTTCTAAAACTTGAAATTCTGAAGTCATTTGCGCATTGGCTTGTTCTAACGCAGCCGTTTGTGTTCTAATATCTTCTGCCGATAAAGAACCATCAAAATTCTGCAAGTTCTCCGTGAATTTTATCCCAAAAGGCGCATTTGTTTCTTGTGTTTTTGTAAACCCGTCCATATTTTTCATATGTTCAGCGTTTTCCGTTTTAGAGATTTTTAAGCTTTCTTCAAATTCCTTCATAATATCTTGAAAGCCTTGGAAACTCTCTTTAGAAGTCCCCGTATACGTTTGTACCGTTTTAAATTGTTCCGTATAGTTGGATAACGGATTATTTACGTCTTTGTTGTAAATAGCATCGTATTTTTTCTCTTCCTTAACTAACGCGCCGATGTTATCTTGCGCTTCTTGTAAGGTCGTTAAAATGCTAGCAAAATAAACGTCAATTATCCGTGAATTGAAGTCTTCTAGTACAGATGCTGCTGTTTTTTCTGCTTCTGCTTTTAAATCGCTATTCCCGACATCATTAACTTTGTAGCTAATGGTTACTTTTTCTGGTGCAGCCGATGTCATTGACAATGCTTTTTGAGAAAAATCGCTTGGAATAACAATCATCATGTTGTATACATCTCGTTTTAAGCCACTTTCTGCAACACCGCGGCTAACAACGTACCATTCATGTCCTTCATCTTTTTCAATACTTTTAACAAATTGGTTCCCGAATTCCACTCGTTTTCCTTGGAAAGTATCTCCTTGGTCCTCGTTAACGAGTGCGATAGTCATTTTGTGTACTTTTTCAGTATTATTTTTAGTTTCTTTATTTGAGCCTTGATTCAAAGCCAAATAAGTAATTCCTGCCGACAGAAAAATCGCCAAGACTAAAAAGAGTAAAATACTCCATTTTACCTTCTTCATCCATGTCCCACTCCCGCTGTGTCTTTTTTATATAAATACCTTTTTAGGCATAAGCTTTCTATTTTAGAAAAAGCCATGCAAAAAACTGCATGGCTTTTCGTAAAGCATCCAACTATATTTGTATGTATGCCTCACTGTTTTGTTGATTTTTAGAATCCAAAGTTTTGAGAAAGTTGTTGATCGTGCTCTTCAACAGCGTTCGCAGTTTTCTCAAGCTGATCATTGATTTGATCCATCAAGTTAGCGAATTCAGTCACTTTTGGTTTTAATTGTTCAAATTGCTCATCAAAACGTACAAAAGCTTGACCTTCCCACTCGCTACGAAGTTGATCTTGTAATTGGCTCAAACGACTTAGAATATCCTCAATATCTCTACCACTTTGACCGTAAGTTTTAGCGCGATCACGTAGCTCATTAGGACTCATACGAATTTGACCTGACATTCACTTCATCTCCTCTTATTATCTATTGTGAATAAGATATCACTCTCAAATTATATCATGAATTCACAAGCTAAATTGTGACAGAAATACGAATAAAATAGCCCCAAAACATTGATATTAGGTCTTTTTAAGGAATCATTTTCCGTATAAAAGATGCGTATTTCACAAACAAATATTATTTTTGTTAAATTTTTCAAGTTTTCGAACAATGAATTGTATACCATATCGAAATCAAAACAAGCTCTTATACAGAAAAAATCTTCAATCAAAAAGCCTCTCCAAGGAAAACCTTAGAGAGGCTTGATAAATTTTTTATTAAGCTAAACGCCAAACGCTTTTAATTACGTGTGTTTGAGCGCGGTCTGGACCTACAGAGAACATAGAAACTTGCACGCCTGTAAGTTGCGCAATACGTTCCATATAGTGGCGGCAATTAACCGGCAGATCATCTAGTGATGTAACGCCTGTAATATCTTCCGTCCAACCTGGAAGTTCTTCATAAACTGGTTCGCAACGAGCTAAATCTTTCAAGCTTGCTGGGAATTCTGTAATTGTTTTTCCGTCTAATTTGTAAGCTACACAGATTTTAAGTGTTTCAATTCCTGTCAAAACATCAAGTAGAGTTAACGATAAATCAGTTAATCCACTAACACGACGAGCATGACGAACAACAACACTGTCAAACCAACCTACACGACGCGGACGACCAGTAGTCGTACCATATTCATGACCAACTTCACGAATATTGTCGCCGATAGCATCAAACAATTCTGTCGGGAAAGGACCGTCACCAACACGTGTAGTATAAGCTTTCGCCACACCAACCACATGATTGATTTTCGATGGACCAACACCGCTACCGATAGTTACTCCACCAGCAATCGGATTACTTGAAGTTACAAACGGATATGTTCCTTGATCAATATCAAGCATAACCCCTTGCGCTCCTTCAAATAACACACGTTTGCCATCATCAAGTGCATCATTTAAAACAACCGATGTATCGCAAACATATTCTTTAAATTGTTGACCATATTCATAGTACTCATCTAAAATATCTTCTAATTTAAAGCCTTCTAGTTCGTAAAAACGTTCTAATAAACGGTTTTTCTCGCCAAGATTATGCTCTAATTTTTCTTTAAATGTTTCTTTATCTAGTAAATCGATAATACGGATACCAACACGCGCCGCTTTATCCATGTATGCTGGGCCGATACCTTTTTTCGTTGTACCGATTTTATTTGCGCCTTTACGTTCTTCGTCAGCTTCATCAATACGAATGTGATACGGTAAAATAATGTGCGCGCGGTTAGAAATACGCAAATTAGAAGTATCCACGCCTTTGTCATGAAGATAACTTAATTCCTCCACTAAAGCCTTTGGATCAACAACCATACCGTTACCAATAACACTAATTTTTTCTTTGTAAAAGATACCTGATGGAATTAAGTGCAATTTGTACGTTACGCCATCAAACTTAATTGTATGACCTGCATTGTTCCCACCTTGATATCTAGCAATCGCTTCTGCATTTTCGGAAAGAAAATCTGTAATCTTCCCTTTTCCTTCATCGCCCCACTGTGTTCCTACTACAACAACTGAAGACATTTAAACACCTCATTTAATTGGTCTTTGATAGCTATGAGTTTTTCATAGCCTCTTCATTTTCCACTATATATTGTACCGTTTGCCACCAAAATAGTCAATGGATTTACGAACATTGATTTGTAAGGTAATTTTATCGTTCGCTTTTTTAATCATTTTAGCAGAAATCCAAAGTATATTTTTAGTAATATGATACCTTTTTGCATAAAATAAAAACCTTGCGAACTCCAAATCTAATTAGAATTTCACAAGGTTTCCTCATTAAGCCATTGCGTCGTCGTACCGCACTTCTAAATTCACAAACTTATTATATTCTTTTACAAAGGCTAGTTTTACGTCACCAACTGGACCATTACGTTGTTTCGCAATAATAATCTCAATCGTGCCATCATTTTCGCCTTCCCGGTCATAATAATCTTCCCGGTATAAAAAGGCTACGATATCAGCATCTTGCTCAATCGAACCTGATTCACGAATATCTGACATCATTGGGCGCTTATCTTGACGTTGCTCTACACTACGAGATAACTGTGAAAGTGCAATTACTGGCACTTCAAGTTCCCGCGCCAAAGCTTTCAATGAACGAGAAATTTCAGAAACCTCTTGTTGTCTATTTTCGCCACCACGACCGCTCCCCGCAATAAGTTGCAAGTAATCGATCACGATCATGCCAAGACCAGTTTCTTGTTTTAAACGACGACATTTGGAACGAATCTCATTCACACGAACACCCGGCGTATCATCAATATAAATCCCAGAATTAGAAAGTGTACCCATAGCAATTGTCAGCTTTTGCCAATCATCACTCGTTAAAGCACCCGTCCGTAAATTCTGCGCATTAATATTACCTTCCGCACAAAGCATACGCATAACAAGTTGTTCCGCACCCATTTCCAAACTAAAAATGGCCACATTCTCGTCCGTTTTCGTCGCAACATTTTGCGCAATATTCAAGGCGAATGCTGTTTTACCAACGGAAGGACGCGCGGCAACAATAATTAAATCATTCCGCTGAAATCCAGCTGTCATTTTGTCCAGCTCATTGAATCCAGTTGGAATCCCAGTAATATCACCTTTGCGATTATGCAAAATTTCAATATCGTCATATGTTTTAACAAGGACGTCTTTAATATTCTTGAACGCGCCGACATTTTTACGTTGCGAAACTTCCAAGATACTCTTTTCCGCCTCGTCCATAAGCATGTCGAGCTCGTCCTCGCGCGAATAACCATCTGTCGCAATTTGGGTAGCCGTTCTAATTAAACGTCTCAGAAGCGCCTTGTCCTCGATAATATGCGCATAGTATTCTAAGTTCGCAGCAGTTGGCACAGCTCCGGATAATTCCGTCAAATATGGCAAACCACCCGCATCTTCCAAATTACCTTTGGCCGCAAGCGATTCATACACTGTTAATACATCGACAGCCTTCCCGTGGTCATTCAAATCAAGCATTGTTTCAAAAATGATTTGGTGACCAGTGCGATAAAAATCATCCGGCATTAAAATTTCAGAAGCAGTAATCAGCGCATTCGGCTCAAGAAATATCGCGCCCAGTACAGCTTGTTCGGCTTCAATATTTTGTGGTGGTGTTCTGTCCTGGAAATTATTATCCACTGTCTTACGCTCCCTTAAGAAAAATTATTCTTCACTAACATGTACATCAAGTGTTGCCGTTACTTCATGGTGCAACTTCACAGGCACCTTCGTATGGCCTAAAGCTCGAATTGCATCCGGTAAATCCATTTTACGTTTATCTATTTTAATACCATGTGTTTTTTCAAGCGTTTGAGCGATTTGTTTGGATGTAATAGAACCAAACAATCTGCCGCCTTCACCAGACTTCGCTTTTAATTCCACTGTTAATTTTTCCATTTTTTCTTTCAAAGCTTTTGCCTCAGCTAGTTCTTCAGCAGCAACTTTATCTTCTTTTTTCTTTTGAGCTGAAAGTGTGCTTAAAGCCGCATTGTTAGCCTCTACCGCGTAACCATTTTTAATTAAAAAATTGTTTGCGTAACCATCAGCAACATTTTTAGTTTCACCTTTTTTACCTTTACCTTTTACGTCTTTCAAGAAAATAACTTTCATAATTATGTTTCTCCCTTCCAATACGCATCAATGGCGCTAATTAATTGTTTTTCTGCTTCTGCAATTGTAACATCTTTAAGCTGTGTGGCTGCATTCGATAAATGTCCGCCACCGCCTAGTTTTTCCATAATGACTTGCACATTGATTTGACCAAGCGACCTCGCGCTAATCCCGATTAATTTATCTGGACGTAGCGTAATGACAAAAGATGCCTGCACGCCTTCCATTGAAAGCATCGTATCGGCCGCCTGCGCTGCTATAACTGTGCCAAATTCCTCGTCTTCACGCCCAGTCGCAATCGCCATGCCGTCATGATAAATTTCAAGCGACTCCACTAAACGGCTCCGCTGAGTAAAAGTAGTAATATCTTCTTTCAAAAATTGCTGAACCAAAATCGTGTCCGCACCAAGCGACCGTAAATAACTTGCCGCATCAAACGTTCGCGACCCAGTCCGTAGCGTAAAGTTCTTCGTATCAACCACAATCCCGGAAAGAAGTGCCGTCGCTTCAATTTTCCCAACTTGCTCTAAATCCGGTTGGTACTCAAATAGCTCCGTAATCAGTTCGGCAGTAGATGACGCATATGGCTCGATATAAACAAGCACCGGACTTCCAACAAATTCCTCTGAACGACGGTGATGATCGACAACAACCACATTCGTAGCTGAGTCCAGCAATTCCTTATTAATAACCATCGAAGGTTTGTGCGTATCAACAACAACGAGCAAACTCTTCTCGGTAATGTTTTCTAGCGCAACTTGCGGTGTAACAATATTTTTAATTACATTCGGATATTCTTCAATTTCGTTCATTAGTCGCTTCACATCTGGACTCATTTTGCCAGGTTCAACGACCACATAAGCATTCCGATCATTCATCTCCGCAATCCGCATCACACCAAGACTCGAACCAATTACGTCCATATCCGGATAGCGGTGCCCCATAACAAAAACTTGATCACTTTGCGTAATTAGCTCTTGCAAGGCTTGCGAGATCACACGTGCGCGAACACGGGTCCGTTTTTCCATCGGGTTGGTTTTCCCGCCATAAAAACGCACTTTTCCTTCTGGTTGCTTAATTACGACCTGATCGCCGCCGCGCCCTAAAGCAAGGTCCAAACTAGACTGCGCCAAATCCGCCAGCTGAATCAAATCATCTTCCTTATAACCAATCCCAATACTAAGCGTCAAAGGAATATTCTGCTTCGACGTCCGTTCGCGAATCCGGTCCAAAATTTGAAACTTCTCCTCTTCCAGTCGCTTCAACATTTCCTCTGTCAAAAAGGCCATAAAGCGATCTGTCGAAATCCGTTTCAAATAAATACGATGCTCCCTGGCCCAGTTAGTCAACATCGACGTCACCAAGTTGTTCAAAGCACTACGACGTCTATCATCCATACCTTGCGCCCATTCATCATAATTATCTAAGAAAATAACCGCAAAAACAGATTTATTCGCTTGGTATTTCTTATTTAAATCATAATATTCCGTCCGGTCATATAAATATAAAATCCGCTCTTTACGCTTTACTATCGTATCAAAACGGTGATCACGCCAAGCAATCGACATAATCCCCTTTTCATCATTCCCAGTAATCACGTCCAGAAATTCCGGTCCCACTTCTTCCAAGGACTCCCCAATTAACTCTCTCTTATCAAAGTATTTCGACATAAACGGGTTAACCCATTCAATTTTGTAATGTTCATCATACAGCAATATTCCCATCGGCATTTCCACAAGCGCTTCTTCCTCACTGCGCTTAATCCGATATGTTAAATTAGAAACATATAGTTGAACGTCCTCATTCAGGCGATATTCAAAGTAAAACATCGCAACCGTAAGAATAATCCCACCAACAACAACTATTACCGATAGCCACCACGAAAAAAAGAACGTGATTACGCCCAGAATAATTGTCGCTGCAATCAGACCGTATAATGGATATTTAAGCATTCGTTTTTGAAAATAGCCTGACATTTCATCCAGCTCCCCATTTTTTTACATACCTTTTGTCTGAAATTGAGTATCTATATCATAACATAAACTGAACTAACAATTCACCACTATTATTTTACCTATATTTCACCATTTCATCAAATACAAACCAAACCTCGTACAAAAAAAGCGACCATTAAGGCCACTTTTATAAACTCAAGCTTTTAATTAACTTCGATGATGCGTAACAATTCTCTCCGTTAGACATCTTTACCACGCCTTTTGTCGTATCTAGCTCATGAATGTTTTTCTTATTCACAATATACGAACGATGGCACCGATAAAAGGATTCGTCCAACATTTTCTCAATATTTTTCAACTTACCATAAAACTCCACCTGACGATTTTTGCCATGTAAAATTACTTTATGAATCGTCGGCGCTGTTTCGAAAAATAAGATATCGTCTAAAAGTTCATGAATAATCTTCTTATCCGAAACTTTAAACGTAAAATACTTCTGCATATCTTGATCGTTAGAAATCCGTTCTTCCGCTTGCTTCATACAAGACAGCACTCGGTCATGCAACATATCAATATCATCTTTAATGATGTAATCAAGCGCTTCCACCTTGTACGTGAAAGTCATATAGCTCAATTCCGCATGTGTCGTAATGAAAATAATGAAGCCCCGCGGATCAAATTTCCGAATTTCTTGAGCTAATTCAAAACCATTCATGTCCGGTTGCCCTAAATCAATGTCTAAAAAGTAAAGCCCCATACCTTGATGTGAAGGCATTCGTGATACTAACTCAAACGGATCTCCTGTCGAAAGCTCTAACTTCATATCAAAATGTTCAACCATTATATAGTCTTCAATATATTTCGTTAACCTTTCTCGCTGCATTCTGTTATCTTCACAAATAAAAACCGGTAGCATAAATTCATCCCCATTCTTCTACATAATTTCTAGTTCTTGAATAACTTCTCTATTAGTCACTTTCGTATCTAAGGCAACGTGCGAATATTTCTTCATAATCTCCCGCAAACTAGCAAGACCTAAACCACGCCCTTCCCCTTTTGTCGAGAAACCTTCTTCAAATATTTTATATACAGGCGGCATATTCACTGGTAAGCTGTTCGCAAACACAATGATAATGCTATCGCCTTTCTTCACAAACGCAATCCGAATAACTGGATTTTCACAAGTTAGCGCCGCTTCAACTGCATTATCCAGCAAGATTCCAACGACTTTACATAAATCTATACTATCCATCGAAATCTTATCAATCGGTTCAACTACTTCCAAAATCGCATCAATTTTCAGTTCTTGAGCTCGTATTAACTTAACTGCCAACAAACCTTTTAGTTCAATCACGTGAATATTTTGCAGCAATGAAATCTTATAGTTGTTCGATTCAATTGTTTTATTTATAGGTACAATATTATTTTCAAAGTAATATTTCAAACCCGGCATATCATTATTATCAATATATCCCACAAGTGTAGACAAGATATTCACATAATCATGACGAAAAACGCGCATTTCTCTATGCAGGGACTCTAATGTAGTAACATAATCCTGTAACTGTTCTAGCTGTTCCTTCTGATTCTGTACTTTAAGTTCGTTGGTCGCTGTTTTAATAACAACCGTCACTATAACTATTAATAAAATGGTATAACCCGTAAAAATAAGCGTATTAATTTTCAAAACTGAACCATCGAAACCAGCAATCGAGCCTGCGTAAATGTTCATATAAAACGCTAAAACCGTAAGAGCAACGATTGAGAAAATTATATACGCATACTTTCTAT containing:
- a CDS encoding adenylosuccinate synthase encodes the protein MSSVVVVGTQWGDEGKGKITDFLSENAEAIARYQGGNNAGHTIKFDGVTYKLHLIPSGIFYKEKISVIGNGMVVDPKALVEELSYLHDKGVDTSNLRISNRAHIILPYHIRIDEADEERKGANKIGTTKKGIGPAYMDKAARVGIRIIDLLDKETFKEKLEHNLGEKNRLLERFYELEGFKLEDILDEYYEYGQQFKEYVCDTSVVLNDALDDGKRVLFEGAQGVMLDIDQGTYPFVTSSNPIAGGVTIGSGVGPSKINHVVGVAKAYTTRVGDGPFPTELFDAIGDNIREVGHEYGTTTGRPRRVGWFDSVVVRHARRVSGLTDLSLTLLDVLTGIETLKICVAYKLDGKTITEFPASLKDLARCEPVYEELPGWTEDITGVTSLDDLPVNCRHYMERIAQLTGVQVSMFSVGPDRAQTHVIKSVWRLA
- the esaA gene encoding type VII secretion protein EsaA, whose translation is MKKVKWSILLFLVLAIFLSAGITYLALNQGSNKETKNNTEKVHKMTIALVNEDQGDTFQGKRVEFGNQFVKSIEKDEGHEWYVVSRGVAESGLKRDVYNMMIVIPSDFSQKALSMTSAAPEKVTISYKVNDVGNSDLKAEAEKTAASVLEDFNSRIIDVYFASILTTLQEAQDNIGALVKEEKKYDAIYNKDVNNPLSNYTEQFKTVQTYTGTSKESFQGFQDIMKEFEESLKISKTENAEHMKNMDGFTKTQETNAPFGIKFTENLQNFDGSLSAEDIRTQTAALEQANAQMTSEFQVLEGANSLLSQTQALQNYIAETNARIEALDGEIIGTLENDFRTAVYNDLLRILKENDYSDRINEIGFKDLAGEDINAGFNNMIVNEIKALPTYNTDQLAYLGLDEEMYKNVVTLSKEYYSSHRNAFGEDFRFTNDAKALPTDVLKSDTINRLKSEGVGLESQSYTVQVSPYNTEVVVNLDENFTFSNIDCLVNGSPYTGLVQQTPYGENGIKFYIPSLTYPIDIKITGRAILREGANVPLVGAANWSASVQQFESKEYGYMPVVPDPSNPTQLNPGMATSLLVRKEAQPMKVNSATYLNETSSSVKAITNTVKDYYKLQALFDLYYGIDASNSEQMPDFSDYQVTLDNSAKSSSYYYIFNKEDIIGSFVNLTTDRFVADYTKKIKAFEKRIADYKYAMSEANSRSEDVTNRLNETTQEAISLNTNLALTLQNLEAWREASKGLIAENGVVLDKSGEEATMALQLSSEFAGILAKSESLAGTSEGNLKSAEVVYQTFDAIDKEAKNIQQSGETLVKEASTLSDDLGQKLEDDETFQKNFAKVMKNSRVGDRQNENLYSFLSNPVDKMNAGTIVAGDKSMPYFMVLICTILAIFTSYVISHQEKKREQLNEFEDEMSLVFKNIPITFLTICVGIIEGLVIGAVSGFIFEVGEIGMFLWIGVCVLIMMALVTAFSYLLRQLNMIGMSLVLLVLSLYLFLTDAVGLNIDNESIFATFRKFSPLQYMEQLLNGILSAQQDYIIVVYSLIGTTLLFTALNLFVWHRSKDEDVEEDYSDEI
- the rplI gene encoding 50S ribosomal protein L9, with the translated sequence MKVIFLKDVKGKGKKGETKNVADGYANNFLIKNGYAVEANNAALSTLSAQKKKEDKVAAEELAEAKALKEKMEKLTVELKAKSGEGGRLFGSITSKQIAQTLEKTHGIKIDKRKMDLPDAIRALGHTKVPVKLHHEVTATLDVHVSEE
- the pdeA gene encoding cyclic-di-AMP phosphodiesterase PdeA, producing the protein MSGYFQKRMLKYPLYGLIAATIILGVITFFFSWWLSVIVVVGGIILTVAMFYFEYRLNEDVQLYVSNLTYRIKRSEEEALVEMPMGILLYDEHYKIEWVNPFMSKYFDKRELIGESLEEVGPEFLDVITGNDEKGIMSIAWRDHRFDTIVKRKERILYLYDRTEYYDLNKKYQANKSVFAVIFLDNYDEWAQGMDDRRRSALNNLVTSMLTNWAREHRIYLKRISTDRFMAFLTEEMLKRLEEEKFQILDRIRERTSKQNIPLTLSIGIGYKEDDLIQLADLAQSSLDLALGRGGDQVVIKQPEGKVRFYGGKTNPMEKRTRVRARVISQALQELITQSDQVFVMGHRYPDMDVIGSSLGVMRIAEMNDRNAYVVVEPGKMSPDVKRLMNEIEEYPNVIKNIVTPQVALENITEKSLLVVVDTHKPSMVINKELLDSATNVVVVDHHRRSEEFVGSPVLVYIEPYASSTAELITELFEYQPDLEQVGKIEATALLSGIVVDTKNFTLRTGSRTFDAASYLRSLGADTILVQQFLKEDITTFTQRSRLVESLEIYHDGMAIATGREDEEFGTVIAAQAADTMLSMEGVQASFVITLRPDKLIGISARSLGQINVQVIMEKLGGGGHLSNAATQLKDVTIAEAEKQLISAIDAYWKGET
- a CDS encoding sensor histidine kinase; this translates as MFSILMAFIQITGIFIAIQILTNKVFSIKEGVVTVAIAMVAFPLFTLVQYWSMILVLLVFVSALYWKNKNVIVSGSITLVVIILLTISDSIVGFILVPGLHFEYDEIFNELLPTLVYCVGMLTNLLVLSFLLRKLIEKVDLSRFVEHRKYAYIIFSIVALTVLAFYMNIYAGSIAGFDGSVLKINTLIFTGYTILLIVIVTVVIKTATNELKVQNQKEQLEQLQDYVTTLESLHREMRVFRHDYVNILSTLVGYIDNNDMPGLKYYFENNIVPINKTIESNNYKISLLQNIHVIELKGLLAVKLIRAQELKIDAILEVVEPIDKISMDSIDLCKVVGILLDNAVEAALTCENPVIRIAFVKKGDSIIIVFANSLPVNMPPVYKIFEEGFSTKGEGRGLGLASLREIMKKYSHVALDTKVTNREVIQELEIM
- a CDS encoding LytR/AlgR family response regulator transcription factor, producing MLPVFICEDNRMQRERLTKYIEDYIMVEHFDMKLELSTGDPFELVSRMPSHQGMGLYFLDIDLGQPDMNGFELAQEIRKFDPRGFIIFITTHAELSYMTFTYKVEALDYIIKDDIDMLHDRVLSCMKQAEERISNDQDMQKYFTFKVSDKKIIHELLDDILFFETAPTIHKVILHGKNRQVEFYGKLKNIEKMLDESFYRCHRSYIVNKKNIHELDTTKGVVKMSNGENCYASSKLIKSLSL
- a CDS encoding WXG100 family type VII secretion target produces the protein MSGQIRMSPNELRDRAKTYGQSGRDIEDILSRLSQLQDQLRSEWEGQAFVRFDEQFEQLKPKVTEFANLMDQINDQLEKTANAVEEHDQQLSQNFGF
- the dnaB gene encoding replicative DNA helicase, which translates into the protein MDNNFQDRTPPQNIEAEQAVLGAIFLEPNALITASEILMPDDFYRTGHQIIFETMLDLNDHGKAVDVLTVYESLAAKGNLEDAGGLPYLTELSGAVPTAANLEYYAHIIEDKALLRRLIRTATQIATDGYSREDELDMLMDEAEKSILEVSQRKNVGAFKNIKDVLVKTYDDIEILHNRKGDITGIPTGFNELDKMTAGFQRNDLIIVAARPSVGKTAFALNIAQNVATKTDENVAIFSLEMGAEQLVMRMLCAEGNINAQNLRTGALTSDDWQKLTIAMGTLSNSGIYIDDTPGVRVNEIRSKCRRLKQETGLGMIVIDYLQLIAGSGRGGENRQQEVSEISRSLKALARELEVPVIALSQLSRSVEQRQDKRPMMSDIRESGSIEQDADIVAFLYREDYYDREGENDGTIEIIIAKQRNGPVGDVKLAFVKEYNKFVNLEVRYDDAMA